The proteins below come from a single Gossypium raimondii isolate GPD5lz chromosome 2, ASM2569854v1, whole genome shotgun sequence genomic window:
- the LOC105788782 gene encoding pentatricopeptide repeat-containing protein At3g46790, chloroplastic — MWAFHTPQPTQPPSLFNPPRTPPKLPSSSLTLNPSISNSTPNHNQLIQSLCKQGDLKQAFKLLSREPNPSQRTYEVLILSCADQNSLSLAQSLHSHISENGFDQDPFLVTKLISMYAALDSLDDARKVFDKTRKRTIFVWNALFRALTLAGFGEEVLGLYRKMNRIGLPSDRFTYTYVLKACVASECMVSLLNKGKEIHAHILRHGLEGYVHIMTTLVDMYARFGCVAHASFVFEKMPVRNVVSWSAMMACYAKNGKPFEALELFREMMIETQDSAPNSVTMVSVLQACAALSALEQGKLVHAYILRRGLDSVLPVISALITMYARCGELELGQRIFDRMEKRDVVSWNSLISSYGLHGYGKKAMQIFQEMIHQGVSPSSITFVSVLGACSHAGLVEEGKKLFDSMRKEHGIHPSVEHYACMVDLLGRANRLEEAAKIIDEMRIEPGAKVWGSLLGSCRIHCNVELAERASHRLFQLEPHSAGNYVLLADIYAEAEMWDDVKRVRKLLETRSLQKVAGRSWIEVRRKMYSFVSVDEPNPQIELIQSLLIKLAAEMKEKGYSPQTKVVLYDLDESEKERILLGHSEKLAVAFGLINTKKGETIRITKNLRLCEDCHSFTKFISKFSNKEILVRDVNRFHHFQNGVCSCGDYW, encoded by the coding sequence ATGTGGGCGTTTCACACTCCCCAGCCAACGCAACCACCGTCACTGTTCAACCCACCTCGTACGCCACCAAAGCTCCCTTCTTCTTCTCTCACCTTAAACCCCTCCATCTCTAATTCAACACCCAACCACAATCAACTTATCCAATCCTTATGCAAGCAAGGCGACCTTAAACAAGCTTTCAAGCTTCTTTCCCGAGAACCCAACCCTTCTCAAAGGACTTACGAGGTCCTTATCCTGTCATGCGCCGACCAAAACTCCCTTTCCCTCGCTCAATCCCTTCATTCCCATATTTCCGAAAATGGGTTCGACCAAGATCCTTTCTTGGTTACCAAACTTATATCCATGTACGCTGCTTTGGATTCTCTGGACGATGCTCGCAAGGTGTTCGATAAAACGCGTAAGAGAACGATTTTTGTTTGGAATGCGCTTTTTCGAGCGCTTACTTTGGCTGGTTTCGGGGAAGAAGTTTTGGGTTTGTATAGAAAGATGAATAGGATTGGACTTCCGTCGGATAGATTTACTTATACTTATGTGCTGAAAGCTTGTGTTGCTTCTGAATGTATGGTTTCGCTTTTAAATAAAGGGAAAGAGATTCATGCTCATATTTTAAGACATGGGTTGGAAGGATATGTTCATATTATGACTACTTTGGTGGATATGTATGCAAGGTTCGGTTGCGTTGCGCATGCGAGTTTTGTTTTTGAGAAGATGCCTGTGAGGAATGTGGTTTCTTGGAGTGCGATGATGGCCTGTTATGCGAAAAATGGGAAGCCGTTTGAGGCATTGGAGCTTTTTAGGGAAATGATGATTGAGACTCAGGATTCGGCTCCGAATTCGGTTACTATGGTTAGTGTTCTTCAAGCTTGTGCAGCTCTGTCGGCTTTGGAACAAGGGAAGTTGGTTCATGCTTATATCCTTAGGAGAGGGCTTGATTCGGTTTTGCCCGTTATCAGTGCTCTTATTACAATGTATGCTCGATGTGGTGAGCTGGAATTAGGACAACGGATTTTTGACCGAATGGAGAAAAGGGATGTTGTGTCATGGAATTCGTTGATTTCGAGTTACGGTCTTCATGGATATGGGAAGAAAGCAATGCAAATTTTCCAGGAGATGATTCATCAAGGTGTTTCCCCAAGTTCTATAACTTTTGTCAGTGTTTTAGGAGCATGCAGCCATGCTGGTCTTGTTGAAGAAGGAAAAAAGTTGTTTGATTCAATGCGTAAAGAACATGGAATACATCCAAGCGTTGAGCACTATGCTTGTATGGTCGATCTTCTCGGTCGTGCCAATAGGTTAGAGGAGGCAGCTAAGATTATAGATGAAATGCGGATCGAACCCGGGGCCAAGGTTTGGGGTTCACTTCTTGGCTCATGTAGGATTCATTGTAATGTAGAGCTAGCAGAGAGAGCTAGCCATAGGCTATTTCAACTTGAACCCCATAGTGCTGGCAACTATGTACTCCTAGCTGATATTTATGCAGAAGCTGAGATGTGGGACGATGTAAAGCGAGTGAGGAAGCTACTCGAAACTCGCTCGCTGCAAAAAGTTGCAGGAAGAAGTTGGATTGAAGTGAGAAGGAAAATGTACTCATTCGTCTCTGTTGACGAGCCCAACCCTCAGATCGAACTGATCCAATCATTGTTGATTAAACTGGCTGCTGAGATGAAGGAGAAGGGATACTCACCGCAAACGAAAGTCGTGCTGTATGATCTCGATGAAAGCGAAAAGGAACGGATCCTATTGGGTCACAGCGAGAAACTAGCGGTCGCATTTGGGCTGATCAACACGAAAAAAGGGGAAACCATTAGGATAACCAAGAATTTGAGGCTGTGTGAAGACTGCCACTCGTTTACAAAATTCATTTCCAAGTTTTCAAACAAAGAGATTCTGGTTCGTGATGTGAATCGGTTTCACCATTTCCAGAATGGGGTTTGTTCATGTGGGGATTATTGGTAG